The Helianthus annuus cultivar XRQ/B chromosome 16, HanXRQr2.0-SUNRISE, whole genome shotgun sequence genome includes a window with the following:
- the LOC110918615 gene encoding uncharacterized protein LOC110918615 encodes MKTLISNPKFISSFPSLPHNNHTFLNFKITKPIPPHPSTTSCSCSTSTDHGGWADLISTSNSTESTHLNRLLSSLGIDEKKYTFVYLFGFVCALGFSRVRVSSIVVFPACFLVFAVGFSFGVVNRWDFNEVLSNSGKKSKKKGVIKDEEFRVLSEGLRSLVDLFDGFGLKFGSLKESMRKDVDCNRVSKSDLVGYIESVESIEEAIVEAKSMIEGYMVVDGNDVSKSLNHKPSDQTKKPEGKGFDISRLIAGFQERSFGSKVGKMKDTVKSDRNQEKVVDPVVEDKTMKSVNGEDKSAYNDGDVRVKETYGGKTIGRMGRMTLVETEADAKQVFDTDEYVFKDNKARFYDQRRTKGYYEREQQDYGKYNRTNMLYDDLESSENEGYENENIFDESPSSEISSDVLFNDYLTEANGLLKQAREWLTHRGIEEDTEQMLYKSTELLSKAVDMKPMSLLAVGQLGNTYLLHGELKLKLSRKLRALLAESDSNVIGRLDDEVSNREKFVDYLVNVCEECEELLVKAGRKYRLALSIDGDDMRALYNWGLALSFRAQLIADIGPEAAFDADKVYLAAIDKFNAMMSRSNAHTPDALFRWGVALQQRSRLRTRNYREKVKLLSQAKRLYEDALLMDSNNPQVKQALMTCESELRYKNRL; translated from the exons atgaaaaccctaatttcaaaccCTAAATTCATCTCCAGCTTCCCATCACTTCCTCACAACAATCACACATTTCTAAACTTCAAAATCACAAAACCCATTCCACCACACCCCTCAACCACGTCCTGTTCATGTTCAACCTCAACCGACCACGGCGGTTGGGCCGATCTCATCTCCACCAGCAACTCAACCGAATCAACTCACCTCAACAGGCTACTGAGCTCACTCGGAATCGATGAAAAAAAGTACACATTCGTCTACCTATTTGGTTTTGTTTGTGCTCTAGGGTTTTCTAGGGTTAGGGTTTCATCAATTGTTGTTTTTCCCgcctgttttcttgtttttgctgtTGGGTTTTCGTTTGGGGTTGTGAATAGGTGGGATTTTAATGAGGTTTTGAGTAATAGTGGGAAGAAAAGCAAGAAGAAGGGGGTGATTAAAGATGAGGAATTTAGGGTTTTGAGTGAGGGTTTGAGGAGTTTAGTGGATTTGTTTGATGGGTTTGGTTTAAAGTTTGGATCTTTAAAGGAAAGTATGAGGAAAGATGTCGACTGTAATCGGGTTAGTAAGAGTGATTTGGTTGGTTATATCGAGAGTGTCGAATCGATTGAAGAGGCGATAGTAGAAGCTAAAAGCATGATTGAAGGTTATATGGTGGTTGATGGTAATGATGTATCGAAATCTTTGAATCATAAACCAAGTGATCAGACGAAGAAGCCTGAGGGAAAAGGGTTCGATATCTCGCGGTTGATTGCAGGTTTTCAAGAAAGATCTTTTGGGTCGAAGGTTGGTAAGATGAAAGATACGGTTAAGAGTGATCGGAATCAAGAAAAAGTCGTGGATCCGGTTGTTGAAGATAAGACGATGAAATCCGTGAACGGTGAAGATAAGAGCGCGTATAATGATGGTGATGTCAGGGTTAAGGAAACGTATGGAGGGAAAACGATAGGTCGAATGGGTAGAATGACGTTAGTTGAGACGGAGGCCGATGCTAAACAAGTTTTTGACACGGATGAGTATGTGTTTAAGGATAATAAAGCGCGGTTTTATGACCAAAGACGGACAAAGGGATATTATGAGCGAGAGCAACAGGATTACGGTAAATATAACAGAACTAATATGCTTTATGATGACTTGGAGTCAAGTGAAAATGAAGGTTATGAAAACGAGAACATATTTGATGAGTCTCCGTCTTCAGAGATATCAAGTGATGTGCTTTTCAACGATTATTTAACCGAGGCAAACGGGCTTTTGAAACAAGCCCGAGAGTGGCTAACGCATAGAGGGATTGAAGAAGACACGGAACAAATGTTGTATAAATCGACGGAATTGTTGTCTAAAGCCGTAGACATGAAGCCGATGAGTTTATTGGCTGTGGGTCAGTTGGGAAACACTTATCTTCTTCATGGAGAGTTGAAACTGAAGTTGAGCCGTAAATTACGAGCGTTACTAGCGGAAAGTGACTCCAATGTGATTGGAAGATTAGACGATGAAGTCTCGAATAGGGAAAAGTTTGTTGATTATCTTGTTAATGTTTGTGAAGAGTGTGAAGAACTGTTAGTTAAGGCTGGACGGAAGTACAGGCTGGCGTTGTCGATTGACGGAGATGATATGAGAGCGTTGTATAATTGGGGTCTTGCTCTTTCTTTCAGAGCTCAATTGATAGCTGATATTGGACCT GAAGCAGCTTTTGATGCTGACAAGGTTTACTTGGCAGCCATTGACAAATTTAATGCAATGATGTCCAGAAGCAATGCTCATACGCCAGATG CTCTTTTCAGATGGGGCGTTGCATTACAACAAAGATCACGTCTAAGAACAAGAAACTATAGAGAGAAAGTGAAGTTATTAAGTCAAGCTAAAAGGCTTTATGAGGATGCGCTTCTCATGGACTCCAATAATCCGCAGGTAAAACAAGCCCTAATGACTTGTGAATCTGAACTAAGGTACAAGAATCGACTTTGA